The nucleotide sequence ACTTAATGAGTATGTTTGCCTTTATTTCGATTTTGTTTACCTATTATGGAGTGAATTTTCACTTAGTAGGATTACACTCCTACGCTAGTGGTGAGGCTAAATCCTTAGATTGGATTTGGTACACTATGGGAACTATTGCTGTAATAGGAGCAATAACCTATCCAAAATACAGAAAGTATTATAAGAAGTAATAAATACATTTACGTTTACATAAAAAAGGTTCACTGGCTAAGTTGAACCTTTTTTATTTCGTCAAACAATTGAATTAATTTTATTCATATACTCCAAAGGAGCCATACCTGTTGTTTCTTTAAAGCTAGTGAAAAATGGGTTATAAGATGTAAAACCTACTTTTTTGGAAAGAGAATCTAACGTATTATTCTTTAAATAACCATTTTCAATAAGGTTGATAGCATCTTGAATCCTGATGACTTTTTTATACTCAGAAAATGAAACTGTAGAGTGGTATTTGAATAAATAAGAAAGGTGACTTTTTGGAATCCGTAGTTCAGTTGCCAAATCGCTTAGGGTCAATTTTGAGTCTCTAAAAAAATTATGTTGAACAGATATTCTCTCTATTTCTTCAAAGTAAAATTGCAAATTATCATTTATTTTTTCTTTTAAAATCAGATGCTGCGTATTGTTAATATCAAAAGCAGCTTGCAATTGCCAAATTTCATTAAACTTTAAATTCGAATTTCTGTTTTCTTTTAATTTTTCATTCAGAAGTTTGTAGCCGTAGAGAATTTCAGGAGTGATTAATATTTTAACTAAAATGGCTATCCAAATTAAAGAGGATATCCATTGGTAGCTGAGACCTTTTGAGGGGCTATTCTCAGAGGTTTCAATAAATAAAGAAATTGAAAGCCTTGTTGAGGCTAATATCAATGCTATAAACAAAAATAAGGACCAATTATAAGTGTTTATGTATTGTTTATTAATCGTTTTATTTTCTTCCTTTCTGCTCCAAATATTTTTTTTAAGAAGATGATAACTTAATATAATATAAGTAAGTAAGAAAGCTAGAAAAAACAAAAACATGATAATTTTAATGGGATATCTAGGACTGATAAAATTAGAAACTTTAAGAGTTATAAAAAAATAGCCAATAGGGAAGATAAAGTGATATAATTCTTCTTTTTCAAACGGTTTATTGTTAGTTACTAATTTTTTGAAATACAAATAACTGAATGGTATAACAAGGGATGCTAGATTAGAATATTTTATGTAAAGAGTAATGACATCTTTATCATCAATTAGATTGACTACTCCAAAGGTGAAAAAACGACAAGAGATAATAAAAATCAATAAAACCATATACAAATTCATTATGGGATTTGTTTTATGATTATTGAGTAAAATCGCACTAATGATAAATCCAATTAATCCTGCTATAATATAAATTGAGTTTAGAAACATTTACGAAAATTTAAAAAGAATTAGTAGAAATATTGATGTTAAAATTGAGTTCGAAAATGTTAAAACAGGTCAAATTTATAAGAAATAATCGATGAACAACATGTATTTGTTAATTTTTTTTTGATACTACTTTTTAATATTGTAAGATTAATCTTTTGTATGGTTTACTAAAAACCGAAAAATTGTTACTGTTTCAGATAAAAATCGGTTTAAAAGCAATAAAAATCGATAAACGACAATGTTTTTGACTAATATTGTAGTAAAATAATTTTTTATGAAGTATTTACTACTGCTTTTTTCATTTTCATTTTACGGACAAGTATTGCATCATCAAATGCTTTCTTCTCAAGGTGTGACCAAGAAATTATCTAATGGTCTTACTATAAGTCAGACCATCGGTCAGCAAAGTGTCATAGGTAATTCAAACAATGATTTTGTTGTTATGCAAGGATTTCAGCAAAACCTTTGGGGGCATTATATAGCTTCTAATGTTAAAACTGAAATTATTGTGAGAACCTATCCTAATCCATTTACAGATTTTGTTCATTTTCAATTTTCAAAAAACATTAATAGTGATATTTCTGTTTACTTTTTCAATATAAGTGGTCATTTGGTACATCAATATAAAAGTACACTAAATGGTACTATTGTAACTATTGATTTATCTAAAGTACCAAGCTCAGAATATTTAGTCCAAATTAGAACCGCTGAAATTACTTATTATACTAAAATTATTAAAATATGATAAAAAGCTACTTAATGCTTATTTTACTTCTTGTAACTGTAAATATTTTTTCTCAGGAAATATATTTTACTTCAGGTAAAAACTATACAAAGTACATTTATAAAGACGCAAATCTTCAGGTAAATTCTAATTTACAGAGCGGAACAGGCAATTTTTATGAAGCG is from Flavobacterium sp. NG2 and encodes:
- a CDS encoding T9SS type A sorting domain-containing protein, translating into MKYLLLLFSFSFYGQVLHHQMLSSQGVTKKLSNGLTISQTIGQQSVIGNSNNDFVVMQGFQQNLWGHYIASNVKTEIIVRTYPNPFTDFVHFQFSKNINSDISVYFFNISGHLVHQYKSTLNGTIVTIDLSKVPSSEYLVQIRTAEITYYTKIIKI
- a CDS encoding AraC family transcriptional regulator; this translates as MFLNSIYIIAGLIGFIISAILLNNHKTNPIMNLYMVLLIFIISCRFFTFGVVNLIDDKDVITLYIKYSNLASLVIPFSYLYFKKLVTNNKPFEKEELYHFIFPIGYFFITLKVSNFISPRYPIKIIMFLFFLAFLLTYIILSYHLLKKNIWSRKEENKTINKQYINTYNWSLFLFIALILASTRLSISLFIETSENSPSKGLSYQWISSLIWIAILVKILITPEILYGYKLLNEKLKENRNSNLKFNEIWQLQAAFDINNTQHLILKEKINDNLQFYFEEIERISVQHNFFRDSKLTLSDLATELRIPKSHLSYLFKYHSTVSFSEYKKVIRIQDAINLIENGYLKNNTLDSLSKKVGFTSYNPFFTSFKETTGMAPLEYMNKINSIV